Genomic DNA from Methanosarcina sp. MTP4:
GGAGATAATACAGAAATGCCCCAATAGGATGCCAGAAAAACACCACCAGGGACCAGGTCAGTTTTTCAAACTCGCTTCCGGAGGGAAAGTACTCTACAGGGCGCCGGAGACAGTCAGCCAGCATTGCGGCCCAGAATATCAAAATTGTTAATATGAC
This window encodes:
- a CDS encoding PLDc N-terminal domain-containing protein; the encoded protein is MVLFVVVILTILIFWAAMLADCLRRPVEYFPSGSEFEKLTWSLVVFFWHPIGAFLYYLLILRNDRYYAFLKGLMNNRNIPGARRE